The genomic interval GCACCTCGCTGCGCCGACTGTTCCTCGAGGGACGGGGACTGAACTCGAGCTACGCCGTAATGCAGGACGCTACGGGACGGGCGATGGACCGCGTGATCGCGCTGGGCATCGGCGTAGGATCGGGCTATCTGTTCGAGACGACGTTCAAGCGCGAGGTATATTCCGACCTGACCGGCGAACGGGGCACGCTGATGGGCGCTATTCAGGGTATTTTCGCCGCACAGTACCAGGTGCTGCGCGAGAACGGCCATACGCCGTCGGAAGCCTTCAACGAGACGGTCGAGGAACTGACCCAAAGTCTGATGCCGCTGGTCGGCGAGAACGGTATGGACTGGATGTACGCCAACTGCTCGACGACGGCTCAGCGGGGCGCGCTCGACTGGTGGAAGCCTTTCCGCGATGCGACGCTGCCGGTATTCAAGAAGCTCTATGCCGAAGTGGCCGCAGGCAACGAGGCTCAGCGTTCGATCGACTCGAACAGCAAACCCGACTATCGCGAGAAGTTGAACGAGGAGCTCAAGGAAATGCGCGAGAGCGAAATGTGGCAGGCCGGCGCTACGGTGCGCAGCCTGCGTCCCGAAAGGAACAAATAGCATCGTTTCTACATATCCCAAACCGCTCCTTCCGGGAAAGCGGTCGAACAGTGCAACAAGTTACGATAACTTGTTGCACTGTTCATGTAGATGAGTGACGAATCCTACTTATCGGCAGATCGATTCTTCGGATCGATCTGCCGAGTCGCTTTCGCGGATTTTTCCCTTTCGTTCGGGCAAGGCCCAGTACGGCCTGAACGGAATTCAAGACAGGGAAAACTTTCGGGCCATTCGGAAAGAAACGACTTCCTCCTTGCCGAAGGGTCCTCTGCCCGTCATCGCAACGAACGGAAAAGAACGAGCGCGGCACGGTAGCCCAACCAATCGTTCTGCCGGTTTCGCGCACGAACGCCCCGCCGAGCCTCGAAATTACAGAACAAAAAAGGTCCGGGCCGGCTGTCACAGAAGCGATAGGCCGGGAGGGGAAGTCATGCCTTATCTTTGCCGTCGGCTTTGCATTTCAACCGGAATTGGCTAACTTTGATATCAAACCGTCCGACCATGATACGCACGCTGACGACCCTGGTCGTCCTTCTTTCCGCCGCAACCGGCCTGTCCGCAGGAAA from Alistipes ihumii AP11 carries:
- the ilvC gene encoding ketol-acid reductoisomerase, producing MAKMNFGGVIENVITREEFPLSKALETLKDETIAVIGYGVQGPGQSLNLKDNGFNVIVGQRKNSKTWDKAVADGWVPGKTLFEIEEACERATIIQYLLSDAAQIAVWPSVKKHLTPGKALYFSHGFGATYSDRTGIVPPKDIDVIMIAPKGSGTSLRRLFLEGRGLNSSYAVMQDATGRAMDRVIALGIGVGSGYLFETTFKREVYSDLTGERGTLMGAIQGIFAAQYQVLRENGHTPSEAFNETVEELTQSLMPLVGENGMDWMYANCSTTAQRGALDWWKPFRDATLPVFKKLYAEVAAGNEAQRSIDSNSKPDYREKLNEELKEMRESEMWQAGATVRSLRPERNK